The DNA sequence aataaaattattaataaatttacaaaaattTTGGAAGGTCATGACTCCTTTTACTTACACAAAGTTCCGCCGCTGAGTGAGAGGGAGAGTAGAGCAGCCGAAGAGAtatgaaagagaggagaagaagagtaaaaaaaaaaatgtcgcataataataatattaaattattaatagacTAAATAACGACATGGACATATACATTGCGGATTATCTAAGTAAGCATGTTGCCAGGTTGatagtttataattttttattttcttaattatgaaaattaattttttatatttatttttgtttaagttAGTATAAATATAAACTTGCATTGTTTATGGatgttagtattaatttttagCGGTCAAGATgattaagatttaaatttaacatGTATTTATTTAGATTAAGGGATAAGTTTGTTTAAATTAGTATAGATATACACTTAATGTATGTTAGCTTTAATTTTTAGTTGTAAAAGATGATaccgatttaaatttaaaatttatttatttaaattagtggaatgaaaaataaattaataaaagttatTTAGTAtacatttatttagtttttttaatttattttcttaaaattagacttattaattttattacgagtgtgtatatattatattattatcaagGAAAGCGGAATTTATATACTGTTTTCCCGGACAACAGCAGCAAAATTTGAAAGAGAATTATGTGCTATTTTTATTGTTAGCACCAACGCAAACATTATAAATtccgtttttattttttgtgccaGCAAACttataactaatatttaaaacaGTAAAATTATATAATCGATTATTtgagtaaataattaatttattttatttagataaaaatttataaaataatcatattttatcttctcaaataaaaaaattaaaaagatttaattcctACAAAACAACGAACAAATTaagtgattaatatttttttaaatttatattgcaTTGAGataatatttagttaatttttattttttattaaaatattagtctttagtatttttttaaaaatactactaaTAGAACTTGTTGCTGATTATTGGATAAATAAATTGTCAAATAATCAATGAATATTTCATATTATTCTAACGACTATATTCTAATAAAGTTTAtagctttctattttttttaaacaaatactCGTACAAAATAATACTATATAcctaaatctttttatttattaaatttaattaaattaatttaatataataaaaattaattatgattaatattatttcaaaacttagtatttaatttagttaaatttagttcataaaaaaaatttaaatacataatattaCTCCTACATAAATATAGGAAATAGTAATGCTTTTAGAAGACACAAATTTTGATATACATCAGGTTGATATTCATTCTGTCAaattttggtataatttttattcattacttaaatattattttcaccattaaatcaaatattaaaaaataataatcaccTTATTTATCAAGTTCATTaaatcaaatattaataaaaatatttttttataaaatatacaaatagactaaaaaatttagatataaaataatataaataatatgtcTTAATATagtaatttttgatatttttaaaattgtaaaaaatatacaaattagaccgtttaaaaaatatacaaattggACCGtttaatttgtgtttaaaaaattaaaaaatttggaatATACAAATCGGACCGTCTAATTTCTATAcctcaatttttaaaatctttttaacacAAATTAGACGGTCCAATTTTTGTACTTATACCAATCAAATTAGACAGTCTAAATTTCTgtacttttaataatattaaactactcttctatactagcccatgacaacaataaagaagtcttaTGGTCCACAAATTCGGCCCaatagaatacataaattcagttctaattttagtctttattattttatcttatattatctttatgttatcttctctttttatcttatctttacttttatctttcattggacaatactttatatatatttagttttaccttcgTAGTTTACAACACTACactttaattcaattcaaatttatcaacaatcaataaaagtttgcatcttttcttttcctattttttcacaattttatcaaacAAATCAGACGATTCAATTTCTACCTTTTTAATTATACGGTTCTATATTTAAAAATGACACTCCAATAatttacattttaaaaaaatttcattaccatttcaatatcaaaaacaaaaaaatgtataCAAATACAAACAACACAttctattaaaataaataaataaaaaataaatcattcaaATATATATTGGTACAAAGCTAATTATCGGCATGGGGGTATGAAGAGATTGCATGACTATATTTGCTCAAGGGATGAAGTCTATCATGGGATAAGAGTGTGGTGTTGTTGAATTTTGTGCCCTCATTGAGAAGTGTGATAGGTTACGCCATTGATGATGTGGGTGACATTTGTCTTGTAGAACTAAAagccaaggttctgaaaaccggttcgaacCGGACGGTCGAACCGGTCGAACCGCGAACCGCTATCATTACGGTTCGGACAGAAGGCAAAACCGGCAAATTTGAAAACCGTCGTTGGATCGTTGAACCGGCCGGGAACCGGTCGGTCGTACCGAACCGTGACCCGACCGGTTTTTTAATCTTACCAAAAACGCTGCGTTTCGCTGTGCAGGATGGCAACCCTAAGTTCCCTAACCCCCTTCCTTCTAGTCTCCAGCCTCCACAACGCGAAGCAGCAGTCCAGAGTCCAGATTCTCTCAACCTCATCGAAGCCGCTGGCGCATGTCCGTCCAGCCACCGCCACCGTCCCAACTTCGAGCTTCGAAGGCAACGGCGCAACGTTCGTCCAGCCACCGCCGTTTGAGCTTCGAAAATCGAAGCCACCGTCGCCGGTCTCACCTCTTGCCTCCGTCGTGCAGTCACTTCCCGCCGATGGCAGCTCTATTCCACACGACCACGTCGGCCACCTTCCCCGAATCAAGAATCATTCGTGCATCGTGCACCCCCATTAGCCCCTTCtgaagaaaatcaaagagaacCCTAGCCCTAGGATCCTTGCCGCCGCCGTCCCCAGGTTCTCGGCGCCtccacttcttctttttctcgctGTTCGGAACCCAGGTAGCTTGGTTCGTCATCCCCATCTTCCCTGTCTTCTCTGTTCGTGGCTTGGAGCAGCTCGCCGTTGGGTCGCCGCTTGCTGTCGCCTTGCCTATTGTCGTCGTCTCGTCGGTTTCCATCCGTGTCTCCGTCGAAGGTTAGTGATGGATCTGTTTAATTTTGCTTCTGGTCACCGATGGCTCTGTTAGTCTGTTTAATTTTGCTTCGCATTCGCTCCTTCCTTTTAATTTTGCCATTGCCATGGTTAGTGGTTACTGATGAGTGATGAGTGATGGCTCTGTTTAATTTTGCTTCTGGTTACTGATGGGTCTGTTTAATTTTGCTTCGATCGGCTCCTTCCTTTTAATTTTGTTCTGTTTACTGATGAGTGATGGCTCTGTTTAATTTCTGAATGCTTggttcttcttgttctttttaatttctggaatttttgttcaaatttttgTGTAATGTTTTATAATGTTGCTGCTTTGTAATTATTGGTTGCTGGGTGCAGGTTTAGAGTCATCACTGTTTTGGAATGTTTATGTACTAATGTTTATTGCTATTTTGTCATTGTTGGTTGCTGGTTGCTAGTTGGAGGTTTAGTGTGATTATTGGTTAATATTTTGtaatgtttgttgctgaatgctgaTTGTTGAGTTCAGATATGGTCTTGTTGCTGAATGCTGTTTGTGCTGAATGCTAaatgtttgttgctgaatgctgttactatttttaatttcgtgaataatttattaattttattgttctTAACTTCTgttcttgttaaaaaaaattgcaattgGTGATCTTTTGATTTATTGTATGTCTCATGTTTTTAATTTCACTTTGCTTCTAGGCTTTGAAATCAGGTTATGATAACTGTGATGCAATTATTTAGTTGGATAACTGATGTAATTATTGAGTTCTAAGAGATTGAGTTTTTCTATTCTATTATTAGTAAGACATGGATAGCTTAgtattttctatttctttcccttACTTCTGAAGTTCATTGTTTCAAAGGTTCAGTATTGGCTTCAACTTTCAAATAGGAATTGGGAGCTGGTGAAGATAATAACATCTTCTGGAACTGAGTCTGTTGTTTCACTGCCTGATAGAAAAGTAAGATATGATCTAGAATTACCACAGTACACAGTGATGTTTGTTCTATCTAGCTGGACTCACTGAGACAActgaaaaatattcttttaatttaaccTTGTTAATCATATCTTGTAAAATTCAGACAAAAGCAGGGCCTATTTTGGTTGCCATAAATCCCTTCAAGAAAGTTTCTTTGTATGGTAATGATTATATTGAAGCCTACAAGCGTAAGAATTAAAAGGGCctgttttgttttactttttgactTAGCTACATTAAGGCAATATTCTCTGTCTTTAACTTCTGCACTGCAATTCAATTCAACTATTTTTAATGAAagtataattatgttaattgcCAATATATTTGCTGTAAGTATTTGagtattttgatgattaattacaTTTAGTTGGTGATATGTTATATAgggttttaaatttgaaagataccttaggatgtttatttataatttatttattattttattaaggaacggttttttcggttgaaccacgGTTAGACTGGTTGGACCAGTAAACCAGTGAATCAGTGACTAAAACGATTCGATgatcggttcggttttcagaaccttgattgaGATAATTCATTTCCTATTTTGTATCGGTTTGTATGATGACTCTGATTGTTTTCGTAACATTACCTATCCAACTTGCTCCCGTTTCTCTATTGGCTCTATAAATCCTAACTAGCCCTTCCCCTCAAGACACattccatattttcatacaaGAACCAATACTATTACTATAGGCACGTAGAAGGGGAAACAAAggttaataaaacaaaaaaaggaaaggGATGAATACTGGAACCTATGGATATCCCAAACAAGGAGTGAAAAAGATTGATCCGTCCTATGATGTTCCAGAAGGAGTGGACAATCGGGGAAGATATGATGAGGAGTTTGCAAAAATCCTCACAAAGGATGCTCTGAAGTTTGTTGCTGAGTTGCAACGTGAGTTCAGGAGCCATATAAGGTATGCTCTGGAGTGCAGAAAAGAGGCAAAGAGGAGGTACAATGAAGGGGCTCTGCCGGGGTTCGATCCGGCGACGAGGTACATAAGGGAAGGGGAGTGGGTGTGTGCACCGGTTCCACCGGCTGTGGCTGATAGGAAGGTAGAGATCACAGGACCTGTGGAGAGGAAGATGGTTATCAATGCTCTCAACTCTGGAGCTAAAGTCTTTATGGTTAGTACTAATTACCAACACATCTTTATGCGCATTTGCAGTGTTTTACGATGGGGTATCCATTTTACATGGAATAAAATGTGTCGACTCATTCATTATTTACTATTGGACTGGATTTCAGTAGAGTCTATATTCTATTCATTGAAAGATAATGGATAAGTCAACAATATTGTATATCTAAAATGAATGAATTAgtgaagaaattaattaaatgataaaatGAGAGATAAATCAATAATCATCATTGAATTTGTAATTCTTATCATGTAAActctattatcttaatttaaaactGATTAATATttcactttattattttattaattctctCCCTTTGaggagtttgatccaaaatcaatATATCAAACATTTATTTAGTacttcctttaaaaaaaaaaaaaaaaaacactatacTATACGTAAATTGTATAATCGTCACTCCACGCATGctcttacaaaaaataatttttttttaccagtACACTTGATTTTTAGATATTTTAGGAGTTATGAAGATGGGCCAGGATAATGATTAAGAGGAGATATTCCTATCTTATAAGAGATGTGAAGTGCTAGAAACtaacaacttttgtgatttgtaattatcaattaatcattattagtatttttaatagtgtgaaaatttatataataatataaagttatttatttttttttattaaataatgattaaattttaataaatgtgCTCGTCCCTAGACTTTCTCATAAGAGATTGTGTTTATGTTGGGGTGATGTTCAAATAACATTTCAGATTTGGAACCAAAACAATGAAAAGTTGCTGTTTGTTAAAATTTCGATTTGTAGGCTGATTTTGAAGATGCACTCTCACCAAGCTGGGAGAATCTTATGAGGGGTCAAGTGAACTTGAAGGATGCAGTGGCTGGGACTATAACCTTCAACGACAAAGCCAGGAACAAGGTTTACAAGCTCAACGATCAGACAGCTAAGCTTTTTGTCAGACCAAGAGGTTGGCACCTACCCGAGGCCCATATTTTCATTGATGGTGAACCAGCAACCGGTTGCCTTGTTGATTTCGGCCTCTACTTCTACCACAATCATGCACCGTTCCGCCAGACTCAGGGTGCAGGCTTTGGCCCTTTCTTCTATCTTCCAAAAATGGAGCACTCAAGGTAAAGAACAAAGCTAGCTCTAGCTGAAAGCTAGAGATTTTATGTTTAGGAGTTTATATAGAATACAATCAAACAAGTAATTTGTGATTGACAGGGAAGCTAAGATATGGAATAATGTGTTTGAGAGGGCAGAGAAGATGGCAGGCATAGAAAGGGGAAGCATACGGGCCACTGTTCTGATTGAAACACTTCCTGCTGTGTTTCAAATGAACGAAATTCTGTATGAGCTGAGGGACCACTCCGTTGGTCTCAACTGTGGCCGTTGGGATTACATTTTCAGTTATGTCAAGACCTTCCAAGCTCACCCGGATCGGCTGCTCCCGGACAGGGTTCTTGTTGGCATGACTCAGCACTTCATGAAGAGCTACTCTGACCTTCTCATCCGGACGTGTCATAGGCGTGGCGTGCATGCTATGGGAGGCATGGTATGTATATGTGATAAATTTGGGAGAAAATGGTAATGTCACTCTTTTTCTATAATGTCACTCCATACATACTTTTGCATTGTATGTTTGCATGAATTTGTAGAAAAAATGaaggaataaaaatagaaatgacAATATCCATTCTCTGAATTTGGTTCACTACAAGAATAAGTTCTCCAATGTCAAAATTGCATATGGCTTTAACAAACATGTTTTCATTGCTTGGACAGGAAAATAAGATGATGGCATTGAAATCAAAGTATAACATGTTAAGTTCACATGAAATTTTGAAGCTGACCAGAGTTTACTACTATGCAGCATTCTTAATTTCTAGTGGTAGTTCTAACTTTTAAGTGAAGGGTATATGGACTATATAATTTAGATGCTAACTGACTAGTATCAAATTGAACATTAAGGATAACAATCACAAGGCTAGATTGAAAATTTAGCTGAAATTGTTTAAACCAAATTGAGGCAAGCCATACATGAAGGTGGTTTTTTGTTGAAAATGTTTCTTAAGTTTATATTCTTTACCAGGCAGCTCAAATTCCAATTAGAGATGATCCAGCTGCTAATGAGGCAGCACTGGAACTGGTAAGGAAGGacaaactaagagaagtaaaGGCAGGGCACGACGGAACATGGGCAGCACACCCCGGTCTGATACCAGCCTGCGTGGAGGTTTTTAACAACAACATGGGCAATGCTCCTAATCAGATCAAGGACGCGAAGCGCGATGATGCTGCAAGCATAACTGAAGAAGACCTCTTGCAAATACCTAGAGGTGTACGTACAATGGATGGTCTCCGCTTGAATACACGTGTCGGTATTCAGTATGTGGCGGCATGGCTCACTGGATCTGGTTCAGTTCCTCTTTACAACCTCATGGAAGATGCTGCCACTGCTGAGATTAGCAGGGTGCAGAACTGGCAGTGGATCAAGTATGGAGTGGAGTTGGATGGGGATGGACTCGGAGTAAGAGTGAGCAAGGAGCTCTTCAGCCGagtggttgaggaagagatggcTAGGATTGAAAGTGAGGTGGGAAAAGATAAATTCAAGAAGGGAATGTATAAGGAGGCTTGCAAGATCTTCAAAAGGCAGTGCACTGCTCCAACACTGGATGATTTTCTGACCCTGGATGCCTACAATTACATAGTCATACAACACCCCAAGGGACCAGCAAagctttgaattttgaaatgctTCATTATGTCTAATAGTTTGCTGTTAGTTTGGATGGTGTCTTATACTCTTATGTAAGACGTTAATTCAGTCtttatattttcattatatttatgTACACAAGAAACAGGCTCCACCTAGTGGGATAAGGTTTTGTTGTTTTATCATGTACACAAGAAAAGGAGGAGAAGGGAAAGTTGAGGTGTTGCTATTTTAAATAAAGATGGAACATTGCTATCTGCTTGAGCAGAAACTAAACCCCGTAACCAAGATTAGTTATGAGTTTCACCATATCAGTCTTCTGCAACCTAGTTTTAGAACGATAACTCCAAGATTTTCTTCCTCGTGGATTCAGTAAGGGGATAGGAGCAAGTCATGAGCCAATATAATGGTTAGCTAAAATTTTCATCAATTAGATAGGAGTTGGTTCAAAACTTACACCCAATCAAAAGCCAACCCAAAAATAGAAGCTTCTGGATAAGATTCTACAGCTTCAATAATAGCATGTTCATGCATTTTCTAAATCAATTATTCTTCATATACAAGTTATttacacatacaagtcatttacattCATGCGACCGGCCaagttcttctcctcctcctccttcttctttttctctttacacttcgtcatcttcttcttcttctctttttttttctcttttgttatagtcatcttctttttcttacacctcttcctcctcctcctcctccttttttcattggacttttttattcttattcatttttctccttctcgtccatcatcttcatcatcatgatcatcattgTTATAGCATCGTCGTCGTCTTATATGTATCGTCGTTATCGTTATTGTTATCGTTATCGTAGAAATTTTGCTATATTAATAACATTGCCTGATCCAAAATTTTTGCCATAAAATTTTCTCAATTTGTGTAGTTACAGCAAATTTCAGggtaaaactaagatatttaggtgtatttaagaattttcgatgaatttgtactgataaattctgcataattcgaaactcttcttctttctcctcctcgTCTTCTAAtgcttcttttttttatcatcatcaccatcttcttcc is a window from the Arachis hypogaea cultivar Tifrunner chromosome 1, arahy.Tifrunner.gnm2.J5K5, whole genome shotgun sequence genome containing:
- the LOC112804858 gene encoding malate synthase, glyoxysomal isoform X1, which codes for MNTGTYGYPKQGVKKIDPSYDVPEGVDNRGRYDEEFAKILTKDALKFVAELQREFRSHIRYALECRKEAKRRYNEGALPGFDPATRYIREGEWVCAPVPPAVADRKVEITGPVERKMVINALNSGAKVFMADFEDALSPSWENLMRGQVNLKDAVAGTITFNDKARNKVYKLNDQTAKLFVRPRGWHLPEAHIFIDGEPATGCLVDFGLYFYHNHAPFRQTQGAGFGPFFYLPKMEHSREAKIWNNVFERAEKMAGIERGSIRATVLIETLPAVFQMNEILYELRDHSVGLNCGRWDYIFSYVKTFQAHPDRLLPDRVLVGMTQHFMKSYSDLLIRTCHRRGVHAMGGMAAQIPIRDDPAANEAALELVRKDKLREVKAGHDGTWAAHPGLIPACVEVFNNNMGNAPNQIKDAKRDDAASITEEDLLQIPRGVRTMDGLRLNTRVGIQYVAAWLTGSGSVPLYNLMEDAATAEISRVQNWQWIKYGVELDGDGLGVRVSKELFSRVVEEEMARIESEVGKDKFKKGMYKEACKIFKRQCTAPTLDDFLTLDAYNYIVIQHPKGPAKL
- the LOC112804858 gene encoding malate synthase, glyoxysomal isoform X2, translated to MVINALNSGAKVFMADFEDALSPSWENLMRGQVNLKDAVAGTITFNDKARNKVYKLNDQTAKLFVRPRGWHLPEAHIFIDGEPATGCLVDFGLYFYHNHAPFRQTQGAGFGPFFYLPKMEHSREAKIWNNVFERAEKMAGIERGSIRATVLIETLPAVFQMNEILYELRDHSVGLNCGRWDYIFSYVKTFQAHPDRLLPDRVLVGMTQHFMKSYSDLLIRTCHRRGVHAMGGMAAQIPIRDDPAANEAALELVRKDKLREVKAGHDGTWAAHPGLIPACVEVFNNNMGNAPNQIKDAKRDDAASITEEDLLQIPRGVRTMDGLRLNTRVGIQYVAAWLTGSGSVPLYNLMEDAATAEISRVQNWQWIKYGVELDGDGLGVRVSKELFSRVVEEEMARIESEVGKDKFKKGMYKEACKIFKRQCTAPTLDDFLTLDAYNYIVIQHPKGPAKL